A region of Daphnia carinata strain CSIRO-1 chromosome 10, CSIRO_AGI_Dcar_HiC_V3, whole genome shotgun sequence DNA encodes the following proteins:
- the LOC130703328 gene encoding uncharacterized protein LOC130703328, giving the protein MAKIISSILVLLTYSAIGLRTAPMYQHIGIALNPATYPVAPSDEGYITDPSIISSQFAALNLIKQQNIYCVLNFPVCLISTNTSRIMEWPFHQQIHIIGTPYTFNHIVPTVPTMLLPTSNVGLFKLPGFIERADTSL; this is encoded by the exons ATGGCCAAAATCATCTCGAGTATTCTT GTCCTACTTACCTATTCCGCGATCGGCTTAAGAACGGCACCGATGTATCAGCACATTGGAATAGCACTGAATCCCGCAACGTATCCGGTTGCGCCTAGTGATGAGGGTTACATTACCGATCCTTCTATAATCAGTTCTCAGTTTGCTGccttaaatttaattaaacaGCAAAACATTTATTGTGTCCTTAATTTCCCCGTTTGCCTTATATCGACAAACACATCTCGTATTATGGAATGGCCCTTCCACCAGCAGATTCACATTATCGGAACTCCATACACTTTCAATCACATTGTTCCCACCGTGCCCACTATGTTACTTCCCACTTCGAATGTTGGTTTATTTAAACTTCCTGGTTTTATTGAGAGGGCAGATACCTCTTTGTGA
- the LOC130703090 gene encoding probable ATP-dependent RNA helicase DDX43, whose protein sequence is MSDRRGYSRDGSRDSRHSGSTNYPQNFQSSHRSSHDSSRSNRRDNSSRDYHHPDENSKKHEHTRITENSTVIRVSYDIVNCLSARGNAKVGELQDKSGAHIKVLHEDDNWVDVGVRISGELEQIKLAEKMIKELNSSTSNSNANHLTSYQSSSKGDGTSLDDWTFNAADSGMKKPKWENERQLDSERWQKPSFEPPRRQNHVESETRHSQLSANTLIIKVPSGSVGRIIGRGGAKINELQDQSGARIKVLKDEDNGTEASIQITGDAERQKEAERLINELVSTSSFPGSVSSTNSAQPHAVPDQTDAAFVDWGAVIRDSKEASKRRWANSPKICKNFYIEDPEVAVMSREEVEKFRLTHNNITISHYKSDDTRPIPNPVMTFAQAFAHYPELLEAVQSQQFKDPSPIQCQAWPVLLKGHDLIGIAQTGTGKTLAFLLPALIHIEGQPVARSERQGPSVLIMAPTRELAQQIEREVAKFPWKGIKCLCVYGGGDRRQQIGAVSAGVEIVVATPGRLYDLMQAGALKTSSVSYVVLDEADRMLDLGFEPQIKKILIDVRPDRQIIMTSATWPEGIRRIANEYMDNPLQVCVGTLDLAACHSVTQHVEILDEEDKRQRLLDFIHNLDPNDKAIVFVGRKLVADQVASELSLIGISCQCIHGDREQIDREQALADLRNGDVRLLVATDVASRGIDIKDITHILNYDFPRHAEEYVHRVGRTGRAGRTGIAISFMTREDWSKASDLIDILKEANQEVPPELTRMAERFAAWKERKDEERQRNAADMGGGSGFRGRGGRRGDRDGGFGGGFGSRRGGFGRDFM, encoded by the exons atgtcgGACAGAAGGGGGTATAGCCGTGATGGATCTAGAGACTCCAGACACAGTGGTTCCACAAATTATCCACAGAATTTTCAAAGTTCTCACAGGAGCTCACATGACTCTAGCCGTAGCAACCGGCGAGATAACAGTTCAAGAGATTATCATCACCCGgatgaaaattcaaagaaacATGAGCATACCCGTATAACTGAAAACTCCACTGTCATTCGAGTTTCATATGATATTGTCAATTGTCTTTCTGCGAGAGGGAATGCCAAAGTTGGTGAACTTCAAGATAAATCTGGTGCCCACATAAAG GTTCTTCATGAAGATGACAACTGGGTGGATGTTGGTGTCCGGATATCTGGTGAACTAGAACAAATAAAACTTGCTGAAAAAATGATCAAAGAACTGAACAGTTCAACTTCAAACAGTAACGCCAATCATTTAACATCATACCAAAGCTCTAGCAAGGGTGATGGTACTTCCCTTGATGATTGGACTTTTAATGCAGCTGATTCTGGGATGAAGAAACCTAAATGGGAAAATGAGAGACAGTTAGATTCCGAAAGATGGCAGAAACCATCTTTTGAACCGCCTAGACGGCAAAATCATGTTGAATCAGAAACTCGGCACTCGCAGCTGTCTGCAAATACATTAATTATCAAAGTGCCTTCTGGATCTGTTGGACGGATTATTGGCCGTGGTGGAGCCAAGATTAATGAACTGCAAGATCAGAGTGGGGCGAGAATCAAA GTTCTCAAGGATGAGGATAATGGAACGGAAGCTAGCATTCAAATCACTGGAGACGCTGAGAGGCAGAAAGAAGCTGAACGTTTAATAAACGAACTCGTATCAACTAGTAGCTTTCCCGGTTCTGTATCTTCTACCAATTCAGCTCAGCCGCATGCTGTGCCAGACCAAACCGATGCTGCATTTGTGGATTGGGGTGCCGTCATCAGGGATTCA AAAGAAGCCTCAAAACGACGTTGGGCCAACAGTccaaaaatttgcaaaaatttCTATATAGAGGACCCTGAAGTGGCAGTCATGTCCCGTGAAGAGGTCGAGAAATTTCG GTTAACTCATAATAACATTACAATCTCACACTACAAATCAGATGATACGCGCCCGATTCCGAACCCTGTGATGACTTTCGCTCAAGCATTTGCACACTATCCTGAATTATTAGAAGCCGTTCAGAGCCAGCAGTTCAAAGATCCTTCACCAATTCAGTGCCAAGCTTGGCCGGTTCTACTTAAAGGTCATGATCTCATTGGTATTGCACAAACGGGTACAGGGAAAACCTTAGCATTTCTTCTTCCGGCCCTGATTCATATTGAAGGGCAACCCGTGGCTCGTAGTGAGCGGCAAGGACCAAGTGTTCTCATTATGGCACCGACCCGTGAACTTGCTCAGCAAATCGAGAGGGAAGTAGCAAAATTTCCCTGGAAAGGTATCAaatg TTTATGCGTTTACGGTGGCGGTGACAGACGTCAACAGATCGGCGCTGTATCTGCGGGAGTAGAGATAGTCGTTGCAACTCCAGGCCGACTCTACGATCTTATGCAAGCTGGTGCTCTTAAAACCAGCTCGGTCTCGTACGTCGTTTTGGATGAAGccgatcgaatgcttgatttgGGTTTTGAACCGCAAATCAAAAAGATTCTCATTGACGTCCGACCCGACCGGCAAATCATAATGACCAG TGCAACCTGGCCCGAAGGTATCCGGCGAATTGCAAATGAATACATGGACAACCCTCTCCAAGTGTGCGTTGGAACTTTAGATTTGGCTGCATGCCACTCAGTCACCCAGCACGTAGAGATATTGGATGAGGAGGACAAGCGTCAACGG CTGTTGGATTTTATTCACAATCTTGATCCCAATGATAAGGCAATCGTCTTCGTGGGTCGTAAATTGGTCGCAGATCAAGTGGCCAGTGAACTGAGTTTAATTGGCATCAGCTGCCAATGCATCCATGGCGATCGCGAGCAGATAGACAGAGAACAG GCGTTAGCTGATCTGCGAAACGGTGACGTGAGATTGCTGGTTGCTACAGATGTAGCCTCACGAGGCATTGATATAAAAGACATTAC GCATATCCTAAACTATGACTTCCCCCGCCATGCGGAAGAATATGTCCATCGAGTCGGTAGGACAGGTAGAGCAGGAAGAACTGGAATAGCAATTTCTTTCATGACCAGGGAAGATTGGTCCAAGGCCAGCGATCTTATAGATATATTGAAAGAGGCGAATCAA GAAGTACCTCCGGAGCTGACTAGAATGGCAGAAAGATTCGCTGCGTGGAAAGAAcgaaaagacgaagaaaggCAGAGAAATGCTGCCGATATGGGCGGTGGAAGTGGATTTCGTGGTCGAGGAGGTCGCCGAGGAGATCGAGACGGCGGATTCGGTGGTGGATTTGGTTCTAGACGAGGAGGTTTTGGTCGAGATTTCATGTGA